In a single window of the Clostridiaceae bacterium genome:
- the menC gene encoding o-succinylbenzoate synthase yields the protein MRIDRIEVYYVKNPMISPWRTAYGEDADIYSILVKMCSDEHSGWAEASPLFAPTYSPEFAYGVYHLVCKMFAPLIIGKDIESAQEINNILSVFKGNPFAKSALEMAWWVLKANMEKKPLHKLLGGSSDEVEVGADFGITDNIDELLVKIQGAVSAGFKRVKLKVKPGKDIDVLREVRKNFPNHTFHIDCNSGYTLDDLPLFKEIDKFGLAMIEQPLYHMDLIDHAKLQKAIETPICLDESCNSIYAAQKAIELGSCKYINIKPGRVGGISNSLEIIRMCEEAGIGNWIGGMLETSIGAGICIELATLNNMTYPSDLFSSDTYYKKDISFEPIVYSSPGKMKPSQVPGTPYLPDPAILKERTIFSEVIELSE from the coding sequence ATGAGAATAGACAGAATAGAAGTTTATTATGTTAAGAACCCAATGATTTCCCCCTGGAGGACAGCTTACGGAGAAGATGCGGACATATATTCCATTCTGGTGAAAATGTGTTCTGATGAGCATAGCGGTTGGGCTGAGGCAAGCCCTCTGTTTGCGCCCACATATTCTCCTGAATTTGCCTACGGTGTATACCACCTGGTATGCAAAATGTTTGCTCCATTGATAATTGGAAAAGATATTGAATCAGCCCAGGAAATAAACAATATACTCTCGGTTTTTAAAGGAAATCCCTTTGCAAAATCCGCTCTAGAAATGGCCTGGTGGGTTCTAAAAGCCAATATGGAGAAAAAACCCCTTCATAAACTTTTAGGTGGCAGCAGTGATGAAGTTGAAGTAGGTGCTGATTTTGGCATCACTGATAATATTGATGAGCTTCTTGTCAAAATTCAGGGTGCCGTATCAGCAGGCTTCAAGCGGGTAAAATTAAAAGTTAAACCAGGAAAAGACATTGATGTTTTGAGAGAGGTAAGGAAAAACTTTCCAAACCATACCTTCCATATTGACTGTAATTCAGGATATACCCTGGATGACCTGCCTCTCTTTAAAGAAATTGATAAGTTTGGTCTTGCAATGATAGAACAGCCTCTCTATCATATGGATCTTATTGACCATGCAAAACTTCAGAAGGCAATCGAAACTCCAATATGCCTTGATGAAAGCTGCAATTCGATATATGCTGCCCAAAAAGCCATTGAACTAGGTTCCTGCAAATATATTAATATCAAGCCGGGCAGAGTAGGTGGAATAAGCAATTCCCTGGAAATTATACGAATGTGCGAAGAAGCAGGAATCGGCAACTGGATTGGAGGAATGCTGGAAACTTCCATAGGAGCAGGCATATGCATTGAACTTGCAACATTAAATAACATGACTTATCCAAGTGACCTGTTTTCTTCTGATACTTATTACAAAAAAGATATTTCTTTTGAACCTATTGTGTATTCAAGCCCGGGAAAAATGAAACCTTCACAGGTTCCAGGCACACCATACCTGCCTGACCCTGCAATTCTGAAAGAGAGGACTATATTCAGCGAGGTTATAGAATTGTCTGAATAA
- a CDS encoding S-layer homology domain-containing protein — protein sequence MTRERKRFLSIVLYTLFTFKVLFINEFLLTEEVKAASRETGNTSSITTSHITMDESSDETDKTSSETSSETLDAGDFFPDVTQDKWFYTNVKTLVDKGIINGYPDGTFKPYEPVYADAFIKMVVMAMGNRVRENNSGYWADPYIEKAKTLALIFDGEFDTFQRPITREEMAMIIVRASSEGFLDNFRDYKKLILDIDYSNMYLTDYILKAYSTGILTGLPDGTFKPKNNAQRAEAAAIIHRMIDPIQRKIPSLVMETTVRAEADKEFEDFINSEEGAEYASNYYFRAENGAIIFRNNGLGEVLPNNSHFEDINRITYNVIKELVKYARRDNHYVRAFYSPATFRVGIHYYPNRVQGEKARYPGMFYVALDPLPRKWYDEQTQDTYVFWDTSGLWDDSHIDKFLADNEFMAMEYYEPLQEIFNIVYGEEDGPKLFEYAINEYLQERRQGMERINRSILYVNGYEIVNSNGEAFEIRFNTNIK from the coding sequence ATGACAAGAGAAAGAAAAAGATTTCTAAGTATCGTGTTATATACTCTGTTTACTTTCAAAGTGTTATTTATTAATGAGTTTTTGCTTACTGAAGAGGTTAAAGCTGCCTCCCGCGAAACGGGTAATACTTCCAGTATCACAACTTCACATATAACAATGGATGAATCATCTGATGAAACAGATAAAACATCTTCAGAAACATCGTCTGAAACCCTGGATGCTGGTGATTTTTTTCCTGATGTTACACAGGACAAATGGTTCTATACTAATGTAAAGACTCTGGTTGATAAGGGCATCATTAACGGCTATCCTGACGGCACTTTCAAACCATATGAACCGGTATACGCAGATGCATTTATTAAGATGGTTGTTATGGCTATGGGTAACAGGGTGAGGGAAAATAATTCAGGATATTGGGCTGATCCTTATATTGAAAAGGCGAAAACCCTGGCACTTATATTTGATGGGGAATTTGATACATTTCAAAGGCCAATTACAAGAGAAGAAATGGCAATGATTATAGTTAGAGCTTCCAGTGAGGGATTTTTGGATAATTTTAGAGATTATAAGAAGCTTATATTGGATATTGATTATTCCAATATGTATTTAACAGATTACATATTGAAAGCATATTCAACAGGCATATTAACCGGACTGCCTGATGGCACTTTTAAACCTAAAAACAATGCACAAAGAGCAGAAGCGGCAGCCATAATTCATAGAATGATTGACCCAATTCAAAGAAAAATACCTTCCCTTGTGATGGAAACAACTGTGCGAGCCGAGGCAGATAAAGAGTTTGAGGACTTTATAAACTCAGAAGAAGGAGCTGAATATGCTTCAAACTATTACTTTAGGGCTGAAAACGGAGCGATCATTTTCAGAAACAACGGCTTAGGAGAAGTTCTGCCTAATAATTCACATTTCGAAGATATAAATAGAATTACATATAACGTAATAAAAGAGCTGGTTAAATATGCAAGAAGGGATAATCATTATGTGAGGGCATTCTATAGCCCTGCAACTTTTAGAGTAGGTATACATTATTATCCCAACCGAGTTCAGGGAGAAAAAGCCAGATACCCAGGAATGTTTTATGTAGCATTAGATCCATTACCAAGAAAGTGGTATGACGAACAAACGCAGGACACATATGTTTTTTGGGATACCAGTGGACTTTGGGATGATTCTCATATAGATAAATTCCTTGCGGACAATGAGTTTATGGCAATGGAGTATTATGAACCTTTACAAGAAATTTTTAATATAGTTTATGGGGAAGAAGACGGGCCTAAGCTGTTTGAATATGCCATAAATGAGTATTTACAGGAACGACGTCAGGGAATGGAAAGGATAAACCGTTCAATTTTATATGTTAATGGATATGAGATAGTTAACAGTAATGGAGAAGCCTTTGAAATTAGGTTTAATACCAATATTAAATAG
- the glgB gene encoding 1,4-alpha-glucan branching protein GlgB produces MTDEMYKVIRGEHSDPFRVLGMHKVCTNEPGLESLAVRTYFPNASRIDVISVEDSAVYNMKKIHEEGLFEAIISDKSEFFTYKLKITDYSNNTFELYDPYCFSPVISEYDLYLFNEGTHHKVYEKLGAHFRIINGIEGVLFAVWAPCACRVSVVGNFNQWDGRRHQMRLLGSSGVWEIFIPGICQGDIYKYEIYTFSKEIYLKSDPYAFYSELRPDTASIVYNIDNYQWNDKDWINSRDSSNILEKPISIYEVHLGSWKRKCEEGGRFFTYRELAAELVKYVKEMGYTHIELLPVAEHPYDGSWGYQTTGYYSVTSRYGLPEDFMYLVDTCHQNGIGVILDWVPAHFPKDGHGLARFDGTALYEHLDEKQGEHPDWGTHIFNYGRNEVKCFLISNAIFWFEKYHIDGLRVDAVASMLYLDYGKKEGQWVPNKWGGRENLEAVEFLKQLNTTVFRYFPGVMMIAEESTSWPLVSKPPYAGGLGFTFKWNMGWMNDFLSYVSMDPIYRKYHHNKITFSLMYAFSENFILVLSHDEVVHGKCSMINKMPGDYWNKFAGLRVSYGFMYGHPGKKLLFMGGEFGQFIEWNYQQSLDWHLLGYEAHKKLQRYVKDLNNLYKKEKAMYQLDFCPEGFEWIECNDVDQGVFSFIRKGKDQGDILVFVCNFTPVLYNDYRIGVPQDLYYMEILNSDSEIYGGSNAGNLGGVYAEKIPFHERPYSLKIQVPPLSTLIFKPIDCEPNQIDQKNRSKNNQVKTIN; encoded by the coding sequence ATGACAGATGAAATGTACAAGGTTATTAGAGGCGAGCATTCAGACCCTTTCAGAGTATTGGGTATGCATAAGGTATGTACAAATGAACCCGGACTTGAGAGTCTGGCTGTAAGGACTTATTTTCCAAATGCATCCCGGATTGATGTTATTTCTGTTGAAGATTCTGCAGTATACAATATGAAAAAAATCCATGAGGAAGGTTTATTTGAAGCTATAATTTCAGATAAATCAGAATTTTTTACCTACAAGTTAAAAATTACTGATTATTCAAATAATACCTTTGAGCTTTATGACCCTTACTGTTTCTCTCCAGTGATTTCTGAATATGACCTTTATCTTTTTAATGAGGGCACTCATCATAAAGTATATGAAAAATTGGGAGCACATTTTAGAATAATAAATGGTATAGAGGGAGTATTGTTTGCTGTTTGGGCTCCTTGTGCCTGCAGGGTCAGTGTTGTGGGTAATTTTAATCAATGGGACGGAAGACGCCACCAGATGAGGCTTCTCGGTTCTTCAGGGGTCTGGGAAATATTTATACCTGGAATTTGTCAGGGTGATATATATAAATACGAAATTTATACTTTCTCAAAGGAAATATATCTGAAATCCGACCCTTACGCATTTTATTCTGAATTAAGGCCGGATACTGCTTCGATAGTGTACAATATTGATAATTACCAGTGGAATGATAAGGACTGGATTAACTCCAGGGACAGCTCAAATATATTGGAAAAACCCATATCAATATACGAGGTACATCTTGGTTCCTGGAAGAGAAAGTGTGAAGAGGGTGGCAGATTTTTTACCTATAGAGAGCTGGCGGCAGAATTGGTTAAGTATGTTAAAGAAATGGGCTATACCCATATAGAACTGCTTCCTGTGGCCGAGCATCCTTATGATGGTTCATGGGGATACCAGACAACGGGATATTACTCTGTTACAAGCAGATATGGCTTACCTGAAGATTTTATGTACCTGGTTGATACATGTCATCAGAATGGTATAGGAGTAATACTCGACTGGGTTCCGGCCCACTTTCCCAAGGATGGCCATGGACTTGCCAGATTTGACGGGACAGCTCTATATGAACATTTGGATGAAAAACAGGGAGAGCATCCTGACTGGGGAACCCATATTTTTAACTATGGGAGGAATGAGGTAAAATGTTTTTTGATTTCCAATGCTATATTCTGGTTTGAAAAGTATCATATAGACGGTCTAAGGGTGGATGCGGTAGCCTCCATGTTATATCTAGATTATGGCAAGAAGGAAGGCCAATGGGTGCCCAACAAGTGGGGAGGAAGAGAAAATCTAGAAGCTGTGGAATTTTTGAAACAGCTTAATACCACGGTATTCAGATATTTTCCGGGGGTAATGATGATTGCTGAGGAGTCTACTTCCTGGCCGCTTGTTTCAAAGCCTCCTTATGCAGGGGGACTTGGGTTTACTTTTAAATGGAATATGGGCTGGATGAATGATTTTTTAAGTTATGTAAGTATGGATCCTATATATAGAAAATATCATCACAATAAGATTACATTTTCTTTAATGTATGCATTTTCAGAAAACTTTATATTAGTTCTTTCTCACGATGAAGTAGTTCATGGAAAGTGCTCAATGATTAATAAAATGCCTGGGGATTACTGGAACAAGTTTGCAGGGTTAAGAGTAAGCTATGGATTTATGTACGGTCATCCCGGTAAAAAGCTTCTTTTTATGGGGGGAGAGTTTGGACAGTTTATAGAGTGGAATTATCAGCAAAGCCTTGACTGGCACCTTCTAGGATATGAGGCCCATAAGAAACTTCAGAGATATGTTAAAGATTTGAACAATTTATATAAGAAGGAAAAGGCTATGTACCAGCTGGATTTTTGTCCTGAAGGATTTGAATGGATTGAGTGCAATGATGTGGATCAAGGAGTTTTTTCCTTCATACGAAAAGGTAAGGATCAGGGAGATATTCTCGTATTTGTATGCAATTTTACTCCTGTGCTGTATAATGATTACCGTATTGGAGTGCCGCAGGATTTATATTATATGGAAATATTGAACAGTGACTCAGAAATATATGGTGGGAGCAATGCAGGCAACCTTGGAGGAGTATATGCAGAAAAGATACCTTTCCATGAAAGACCCTACTCATTGAAGATTCAGGTTCCTCCTTTATCTACACTGATTTTTAAACCAATTGACTGTGAGCCAAATCAAATTGATCAAAAAAACAGGTCAAAAAATAACCAGGTAAAAACAATAAATTAA
- a CDS encoding DNA mismatch repair protein MutS gives MEIEVVVIILIVIAVIVISSLIKKLKRNRKIKDELINEWGKQPVEKYTSDEISNISTFFKNVKKSDPTIHYIDDITWNDLDMDKVYMRINNTQSTVGEEYLYYLLRQPVLEDTKLLERERLIRFFQENPKQRLALQFVLAKLGKRKYTLISDYLFNEEKRVPVKGMLYMALAIALLLSPLALAVNVPAGIMLIIGIMITNTTIYYKARNEISSHLDSLSYIVNMISCGKNISRLDIPEIEEYKIKLDSMYKKTKTFTVKSFYTLFYRTEDPFLEYIKVVFLGELIAFESLLKVIYRHRMYLKEIYCNIGLLDSLIAVASYRESLNYWTEPELYNLDEQLYNILNGTLDTALNKDAFLSKNSSNNSRVILEFEEIYHPLIEQPVANSARLSKPVLITGSNASGKSTFLKTIGINAILSQTIHTSLAKKYRSPYFLIYTSMALKDNLDNKESYYIAEIKSLKRIFDSINENIPCLSLIDEVLRGTNTVERIAASSEVLYNLANINCLCVAATHDIELSSILGYYYDNYHFQESFSGDDITFDYKLYPGRSNTRNAIKLLKIMGYEDNIVQAAEKRALKFIEEGKWTNIDDR, from the coding sequence ATGGAAATTGAAGTGGTAGTAATAATCCTAATAGTTATCGCTGTAATTGTAATATCATCATTAATAAAAAAGCTCAAGAGAAACAGGAAGATAAAAGACGAACTTATTAATGAATGGGGTAAACAACCTGTAGAAAAATATACCAGTGATGAAATAAGCAATATTTCCACATTCTTCAAAAATGTTAAAAAATCAGACCCTACAATTCATTACATAGATGATATTACCTGGAATGACCTAGATATGGACAAGGTTTATATGCGTATAAACAATACCCAGTCAACCGTCGGGGAAGAATACCTATATTATCTTCTCAGACAGCCTGTATTGGAAGATACCAAGCTTTTAGAAAGAGAAAGGCTTATAAGATTTTTTCAGGAAAATCCTAAACAGCGTCTGGCGCTACAGTTTGTACTTGCAAAACTTGGAAAAAGGAAATATACCCTAATATCAGACTATCTTTTTAATGAAGAAAAAAGAGTGCCTGTAAAAGGAATGCTTTACATGGCTCTGGCTATTGCATTGCTGCTCTCTCCTTTGGCACTGGCTGTTAATGTTCCTGCAGGTATTATGCTAATAATAGGGATAATGATAACCAATACCACCATTTATTATAAAGCCAGGAACGAGATATCCAGCCATCTTGATTCACTGAGTTATATTGTGAATATGATATCCTGCGGTAAAAATATATCCCGGCTTGATATTCCTGAAATAGAAGAATATAAAATAAAGCTGGATTCAATGTACAAAAAAACCAAAACATTTACTGTTAAATCCTTTTACACCTTGTTTTATCGTACTGAAGACCCATTTCTTGAGTATATTAAAGTTGTTTTTCTTGGAGAGTTAATAGCCTTTGAAAGCTTGCTAAAAGTTATATACAGGCATAGGATGTACCTGAAAGAAATATATTGTAACATAGGGCTGCTGGACAGCCTTATTGCTGTAGCATCTTACAGGGAAAGCCTAAACTATTGGACCGAGCCTGAATTATATAATCTGGATGAGCAGCTGTATAATATATTGAATGGAACTTTGGATACTGCCTTGAATAAGGATGCCTTTTTGAGTAAAAATTCTTCCAATAATTCCCGTGTTATTTTGGAATTTGAGGAAATATATCATCCTTTGATAGAGCAGCCTGTAGCCAATTCTGCCCGGTTGTCTAAACCTGTACTGATTACCGGTTCAAATGCATCTGGAAAATCTACTTTCCTCAAGACAATAGGAATTAACGCAATACTATCCCAGACCATTCATACTAGTCTGGCTAAGAAATACAGATCTCCATATTTCCTGATTTATACATCCATGGCTTTAAAAGATAATCTTGATAATAAAGAAAGTTACTATATTGCAGAAATAAAATCTCTGAAGAGAATATTTGATAGTATTAATGAGAATATTCCCTGCCTGTCCCTTATTGATGAAGTACTCCGGGGGACTAATACTGTTGAAAGAATAGCCGCTTCATCAGAGGTTCTGTATAATCTTGCTAATATTAATTGCTTATGCGTCGCGGCAACACATGATATAGAACTTTCATCTATTTTAGGATACTATTATGACAATTATCATTTCCAGGAAAGTTTTTCCGGAGATGATATTACTTTTGATTATAAACTGTATCCAGGCAGGTCAAATACCAGAAATGCCATAAAACTGCTTAAAATAATGGGTTATGAAGATAATATAGTTCAAGCTGCAGAAAAGAGAGCTCTAAAATTTATCGAGGAAGGGAAGTGGACCAATATAGATGACAGATGA
- a CDS encoding HAD-IIA family hydrolase has product MDGTFYLGNKILEGSLSFINILRETGKEFIFFTNNASKTAGFYRKKLLSMGCDIPEKNIITSGDVTIEYILENYRGNKIYLVGTDLLENSFKNAGINLVDKHPDIVVVSFDTSLTYEKISKACKYIREGAMFLATHMDLNCPTEDGFIPDCGSICAMVTASTGVKPRYFGKPFKETLDMIKSITGFEMDDMVIIGDRLYTDIATGFNNGVTSVLVLTGETKEKDLDTSEIKPDYVFSSLGDMVKIF; this is encoded by the coding sequence ATGGACGGTACTTTCTATCTGGGAAACAAAATTCTGGAGGGTTCTTTATCCTTTATAAATATATTAAGGGAAACAGGGAAGGAATTCATTTTCTTTACAAATAACGCTTCAAAAACCGCCGGTTTTTATAGAAAAAAGCTTCTTTCAATGGGTTGTGATATTCCTGAAAAAAATATTATTACATCAGGTGATGTTACGATAGAATACATACTTGAAAACTACCGGGGGAATAAAATATATCTTGTGGGAACAGACCTGCTTGAAAACAGCTTCAAAAACGCAGGTATTAATCTGGTGGACAAGCATCCGGACATTGTGGTGGTTAGTTTTGACACATCCCTTACATATGAAAAGATTTCAAAGGCTTGCAAATATATAAGGGAAGGTGCAATGTTCCTGGCTACACATATGGATTTAAACTGTCCCACAGAAGACGGCTTTATACCTGATTGCGGCTCCATATGCGCCATGGTTACTGCTTCAACTGGGGTAAAACCAAGATATTTTGGAAAGCCTTTTAAGGAAACTCTTGATATGATAAAGAGTATTACAGGATTTGAGATGGATGATATGGTTATTATTGGAGACAGGCTTTATACCGATATAGCCACAGGATTTAACAATGGAGTTACCAGTGTTCTTGTATTGACTGGTGAAACAAAGGAAAAGGATTTGGATACATCTGAAATAAAACCAGATTATGTGTTTTCTTCTCTCGGTGATATGGTAAAGATATTTTAG
- the sigK gene encoding RNA polymerase sporulation sigma factor SigK: MLCNFLTTIYAVVKNVFFLTGYLSNENSYPQVLSPEEEEKYISMLSQGSEEARNVLITRNLRLVARIGKKYISTGIDFDDLISIGSIGLIKGVSSFDSSRGIKLSTYVSRCIENEILMFIRKNAKNRLEVSLHKPLSTEGDETETELIDVLEDDSETIPEKVELNIMLKRLHKLFKTVLKGREKSIIEHRYGLYSGTGKTQNEIADMLGISRSYVSRIESRAIEKLKRAFEVENHSWQRNY, from the coding sequence ATGCTTTGTAATTTTTTAACAACGATATATGCTGTTGTTAAAAATGTTTTTTTCCTTACTGGTTACCTGTCCAATGAAAATTCATACCCTCAGGTTTTATCACCAGAAGAGGAAGAAAAGTATATAAGCATGTTGAGCCAGGGAAGCGAAGAAGCAAGAAATGTTTTAATAACAAGGAACTTGCGTCTAGTAGCCCGAATTGGGAAAAAATATATCTCAACAGGTATTGATTTTGACGATCTGATTTCTATAGGAAGTATTGGCTTAATTAAAGGAGTGTCTTCTTTCGATTCTTCCAGAGGAATAAAATTATCTACTTATGTTTCCAGATGCATCGAAAATGAAATTCTAATGTTCATAAGAAAGAATGCCAAAAACAGGCTGGAAGTTTCTCTCCATAAACCTCTGTCCACTGAAGGTGATGAAACTGAAACAGAACTTATTGATGTACTGGAGGACGATTCTGAAACAATACCTGAAAAAGTTGAACTAAATATTATGCTGAAGAGGCTTCATAAACTTTTTAAAACAGTATTAAAAGGAAGGGAAAAGAGCATTATTGAGCATAGATACGGCCTGTATAGCGGGACAGGGAAAACACAGAATGAAATTGCTGACATGCTTGGGATTTCCAGGTCATATGTCTCCAGAATTGAGTCCAGGGCAATTGAAAAATTAAAAAGAGCTTTTGAAGTAGAAAATCATAGTTGGCAACGGAATTATTAA
- a CDS encoding diacylglycerol kinase family lipid kinase: MNHLFIINPVAGQGKPLKLIPEIKKIFSSRNDTFKIEITERPGHATDIAKEYTSQKKYRVYSIGGDGTLNEVLNGMVNSGSSLAVIPAGSGNDFSRNLNLNIASKRYSYDILNRTINGKEEPVDIVKINNRYFINISSVGLDAEVANTTNKLKRTGLLRGSFAYLVGIFATLLKYNSHILRVTIDGQTFEKESLLLAIANGKFYGGGVQPAPDASINDGLLDVCFVKKMSVFKIVRLLPLYYKGKHGGLEEVTFFKGKKIEVCNNHEMALNIDGEITMVKNAVYEIIPKGINLVIPSQS, encoded by the coding sequence ATGAATCATCTTTTTATAATTAACCCTGTGGCAGGACAAGGTAAACCTCTTAAGTTGATTCCTGAAATTAAGAAAATATTTTCTTCCAGGAATGATACTTTTAAAATAGAAATTACTGAAAGGCCAGGTCATGCAACTGATATAGCGAAAGAATATACAAGTCAAAAAAAATACAGGGTTTATTCAATAGGCGGAGATGGTACTTTAAATGAAGTATTAAATGGCATGGTCAATTCAGGGAGCAGTCTTGCGGTCATTCCTGCAGGCAGCGGTAATGATTTTTCAAGGAACTTAAATTTAAATATTGCTTCAAAAAGATATAGTTATGATATTCTAAATAGAACAATAAACGGCAAAGAAGAACCTGTTGATATTGTTAAAATTAATAACCGGTACTTTATTAATATTTCCTCCGTAGGTCTTGACGCAGAAGTGGCTAATACCACAAACAAATTAAAAAGAACAGGTTTACTTAGAGGTAGTTTTGCATACCTTGTGGGCATATTTGCCACATTATTAAAATACAATAGTCATATTCTGAGAGTTACCATCGATGGGCAAACTTTTGAAAAAGAGTCCCTCCTTCTGGCAATAGCAAATGGAAAATTTTACGGCGGGGGTGTTCAGCCTGCTCCGGATGCAAGTATAAATGACGGACTTCTTGATGTATGTTTCGTAAAGAAAATGAGTGTTTTTAAAATTGTAAGACTTCTGCCCCTATATTATAAAGGCAAGCATGGAGGATTAGAGGAAGTTACCTTTTTCAAAGGGAAAAAGATTGAAGTATGTAATAACCATGAAATGGCTCTTAATATTGATGGAGAAATAACCATGGTTAAGAATGCAGTATACGAAATTATACCAAAAGGTATAAATCTTGTAATTCCTAGCCAAAGTTAA